One region of Enterobacter ludwigii genomic DNA includes:
- the surA gene encoding peptidylprolyl isomerase SurA, with translation MKNWKTLLLGVAMVANTSFAAPQVVDKVAAVVNNGVVLESDVDGLMKSVKLNSGEAGQQLPDDATLRHQILERLIMDQIVLQMGQKMGVKVTDEQLDQAIANIAKQNNMSMDQMRSRLAYDGISYATYRNQIRKEMLISEVRNNEVRRRVTILPQEVDALAKQVGNQNDASTELNLSHILIPLPENPTSDQAAEAESQARSIVEQARNGGDFGKLAITYSADQQALKGGQMGWGRIQELPSIFAQALSTAKKGDIVGPIRSGVGFHILKVNDLRGQSQNISVTEVHARHILLNVSPIMNDDQARAKLEQIAADIKSGKTSFANAAKEFSQDPGSANQGGDLGWAAADIYDPAFRDALMKLNKGQISAPVHSSFGWHLIELMDTRNVDKTDAAQKDRAYRMLFNRKFSEEAATWMQEQRASAYVKILSN, from the coding sequence ATGAAGAACTGGAAAACGCTGCTGCTCGGTGTCGCTATGGTTGCGAATACCAGCTTCGCGGCCCCCCAGGTTGTTGATAAGGTCGCTGCTGTGGTTAACAACGGCGTCGTGCTTGAAAGTGACGTTGACGGTCTGATGAAATCTGTGAAGCTCAATTCGGGCGAAGCAGGCCAGCAACTTCCGGATGATGCAACGTTGCGCCACCAGATCCTGGAGCGTCTGATCATGGATCAGATCGTTCTGCAGATGGGTCAAAAAATGGGTGTGAAGGTCACTGACGAGCAGCTCGATCAGGCGATTGCTAACATCGCGAAACAGAACAATATGTCCATGGATCAGATGCGCAGCCGTCTGGCCTACGACGGTATCAGCTACGCCACCTACCGCAACCAGATCCGTAAAGAGATGCTGATTTCGGAAGTGCGTAACAATGAAGTGCGTCGCCGTGTCACGATCCTGCCTCAGGAAGTGGACGCGCTGGCAAAACAGGTCGGTAACCAGAATGATGCCAGCACTGAGCTGAATCTGAGCCACATTCTGATCCCACTGCCAGAGAATCCAACCTCCGATCAGGCTGCTGAAGCAGAAAGCCAGGCACGTTCTATTGTCGAACAAGCGCGTAATGGCGGTGACTTTGGCAAGCTGGCGATCACCTACTCCGCAGACCAACAGGCGCTTAAAGGCGGCCAGATGGGTTGGGGACGTATTCAGGAGCTGCCATCCATCTTTGCCCAGGCACTGAGCACAGCGAAGAAAGGCGATATCGTCGGTCCAATCCGTTCAGGTGTGGGTTTCCACATTCTGAAAGTGAACGATCTCCGTGGGCAGAGCCAGAATATTTCCGTTACGGAAGTCCATGCTCGTCATATCCTGCTGAATGTCTCTCCGATCATGAATGATGATCAGGCACGTGCGAAACTGGAACAAATTGCTGCTGACATTAAGAGCGGTAAAACATCCTTCGCAAATGCTGCAAAAGAGTTCTCTCAGGATCCAGGCTCTGCTAACCAGGGCGGCGATCTGGGCTGGGCGGCTGCGGATATTTATGATCCTGCATTCCGCGATGCACTGATGAAGCTGAACAAGGGCCAGATCAGTGCTCCGGTTCACTCTTCGTTTGGCTGGCATCTGATCGAGCTGATGGATACCCGTAACGTTGATAAAACGGACGCGGCGCAGAAAGACAGAGCCTACCGGATGCTGTTTAACCGTAAGTTCTCTGAAGAAGCGGCAACCTGGATGCAGGAACAACGCGCCAGTGCTTACGTGAAAATTCTGAGTAACTAA
- the rsmA gene encoding 16S rRNA (adenine(1518)-N(6)/adenine(1519)-N(6))-dimethyltransferase RsmA encodes MTNRVHQGHLARKRFGQNFLNDQFVIDSIVSAINPQKGQAMVEIGPGLAALTEPVGERLDELTVIELDRDLAARLQTHPFLGPKLTIYQQDAMTMNFGELSEKMGQPLRVFGNLPYNISTPLMFHLFSYTDAIADMHFMLQKEVVNRLVAGPNSKAYGRLSVMAQYFCNVIPVLEVPPSAFTPPPKVDSAVVRLVPHKTMPYPVKDLRVLSRITTEAFNQRRKTIRNSLGNLFTVDVLAELGIDPAMRAENISVEQYCKLANYISENAPPKES; translated from the coding sequence ATGACTAATCGAGTCCATCAGGGCCACTTAGCCCGAAAACGCTTCGGGCAAAACTTCCTCAACGATCAGTTCGTGATCGACAGCATCGTCTCTGCCATTAATCCGCAGAAAGGTCAGGCTATGGTCGAAATCGGCCCAGGTCTTGCCGCACTGACCGAGCCAGTAGGTGAACGCCTCGACGAACTGACCGTTATCGAACTGGACCGCGATCTGGCCGCACGCCTGCAAACGCACCCGTTCCTGGGGCCAAAGCTGACCATCTATCAGCAGGATGCCATGACCATGAACTTTGGCGAACTGTCAGAAAAAATGGGACAGCCTCTGCGCGTATTCGGCAACCTGCCGTATAACATCTCCACACCGCTAATGTTCCATCTCTTTAGCTATACTGATGCCATTGCTGATATGCACTTCATGTTGCAAAAAGAGGTTGTTAACCGACTGGTTGCAGGGCCGAACAGTAAAGCGTATGGTCGTTTAAGCGTGATGGCGCAATATTTCTGCAACGTGATCCCGGTCCTCGAAGTTCCGCCATCTGCCTTTACGCCGCCACCGAAAGTAGACTCTGCGGTTGTGCGCCTGGTGCCGCATAAAACGATGCCGTACCCGGTCAAGGATCTGCGCGTACTGAGCCGTATCACTACGGAAGCCTTTAACCAGCGCCGTAAAACAATCCGTAATAGCCTGGGTAATCTGTTTACGGTTGACGTGCTGGCTGAGTTGGGTATCGACCCGGCAATGCGTGCAGAGAACATCTCCGTAGAGCAGTACTGCAAGCTGGCTAATTACATCAGTGAAAATGCGCCTCCGAAGGAGAGTTAA
- the pdxA gene encoding 4-hydroxythreonine-4-phosphate dehydrogenase PdxA yields MKQHRVVITPGEPAGIGPDLVVQLAQRSWPEELVVCADATLLQDRATLLGLPLTLIPYVEGQQPAPQQAGTLTLLSVPLRTPVVPGQLSTENGHYVVETLARACDGCLKGEFAALITGPVHKGVINEAGIPFTGHTEFFEERSHSPKVVMMLATEEMRVALVTTHLPIKAIPDAITPELLREIIGILHHDLQTKFGIKQPHVLVCGLNPHAGEGGHMGTEEIDTIIPVLEEMRAKGMNLSGPLPADTLFQPKYLDNADAVLAMYHDQGLPVLKYQGFGRGVNITLGLPFIRTSVDHGTALDLAGQGKADVGSFITALNLAIKMIVNTQ; encoded by the coding sequence ATGAAACAGCATCGTGTTGTTATCACTCCCGGCGAACCCGCCGGGATTGGGCCTGACCTCGTTGTCCAGCTCGCCCAGCGCAGCTGGCCGGAAGAACTGGTTGTCTGCGCTGATGCAACACTGTTACAAGACCGGGCAACACTGCTCGGTCTGCCTTTAACGCTTATCCCTTACGTTGAAGGTCAACAGCCAGCACCGCAACAAGCCGGTACGCTCACGCTGCTTTCTGTTCCCCTTCGTACGCCTGTTGTCCCAGGCCAGCTCAGCACGGAAAACGGCCACTATGTCGTTGAAACCCTTGCACGCGCCTGCGACGGTTGTCTGAAAGGTGAATTTGCCGCGCTTATCACCGGCCCCGTGCACAAAGGCGTCATCAACGAAGCGGGTATCCCGTTTACCGGCCATACCGAGTTCTTTGAAGAACGCTCGCACAGCCCGAAAGTGGTGATGATGCTGGCGACGGAGGAGATGCGCGTTGCTCTGGTGACAACCCACCTGCCCATTAAGGCCATCCCTGATGCCATCACTCCGGAACTGCTGCGGGAGATCATCGGGATCCTGCATCATGACCTGCAAACCAAATTCGGCATCAAACAGCCACACGTTCTGGTCTGCGGCCTGAATCCACACGCTGGTGAAGGTGGGCACATGGGCACCGAAGAGATCGACACCATTATTCCGGTACTTGAAGAAATGCGTGCAAAAGGGATGAATTTAAGCGGGCCACTGCCTGCTGATACCCTTTTCCAGCCGAAATACCTGGATAATGCCGACGCCGTACTTGCGATGTACCACGATCAGGGCCTGCCCGTGCTAAAATACCAGGGCTTTGGCCGCGGGGTGAATATCACCCTCGGCTTACCTTTTATTCGAACGTCCGTTGACCACGGTACTGCGCTGGATCTGGCAGGCCAGGGGAAAGCGGATGTCGGCAGTTTTATTACGGCGCTTAATCTCGCCATCAAAATGATTGTTAATACTCAATGA